TTAGGGTCATTAGCGGCAAGGGTAGGAAAAGGATTGGGTGTTCCAAAATATTCATGACTTTTTAAATAAAAAATCATTCTCTCTATCCTATCCTCACTTGGAATTCCAGAAAGAAGTGGTAAAAATCCTACTATTGTCTTACATCTAACAATATTTTCATTAACATCAAGATCATAATAAAAGCCATCTTTTTCATCCCACATCAATGAATTAATTTTAGCCTTAAGAGAAAAAAATCTTTTTTTATATTCAAGGGATAAATTTTTATCATTTAGTATATCTGCCAATTTTGCAATACAATATGCACTGTGCACCTGAAATGAATTAAAATCTATAGGGTAATAAGCATCCTTTCTGGGAGAATTTTTATAAAAAATTTTATTCATATCAATTGAATAAAGACCATTCACTCTTAAAAACTTTTTTTCTATCCACTTATAATACTTATCAAGAACTGGCAAAACATCATAGATACGCCTCTTATTACCCGTTTTATGATATAAATTATATTCAACCCAAGCAAAAATTGGCAATCCAATACCATCATCATTTCCTTCTATACGAACAACATTATTATTGTGATCATAACGGGCTCTAATTGCACCAGATGCCTCTTGAAGCTCATAAAATTTATCGATAGTAGATGTGGGAGAATATTCTCCATTACTGTAAACAAGAAAGAAGCTAGAAAGACAAGCTTGAAGCTGATCTATAAATCCAATATTTTCAGAATAATAATTTTTATCCTTTTTACCCCTCTCTAAAGACTGAGGAAAAACGATTTTGTCTCGAATCCAGGAAAGACTTTTATTATAAATATCAATGAAATCCTGATCGTAATAGTAAATTTTAGGAAACACACTCTTATTCAATGCTTAAACCTCTGAAAAATAAATATCAATCAACTTCTATTCATTATACATTATTATAATAACAAAATGAGACTTAAAACCAAAAGTTTTAACACTAAGCATAATTTTAAAGCTAATAAACGTCTAATCAAGATGGGTTAATTAAAACTATAAATTATAAAAACAGATTGATAAACTAAAAATTAAAAAAGCTTAGGCATGAAAACCTAAGCCCCTCTAATATTTAGAGAATATGCAAATATATTTTTAATAATTATTCACATTAACTAAATAATATTGTAGCCTACCAAAAATGCTCCTTCTTCAGTTCTAAAAGTTATGGCTAACAAGTTCTCAGGAATTACTAAATCACTACCATAAACAGGATCAATAATTGCATACTTAATCTCCGAACTCTCTAAAGCAACAATAATAGCGAAATTACTAAACTCATATCCAATTAACCAGTAAAACCTATACTATCAATCTTTAATGATTCAAGATCAGCTAAATAGGAACTTGCATTAGATTATTTCATAACTATTTTCAACCCGAATTCTTTTTTCAACTCCTTAACACCTTTCCAAGCACTTCCATTAAAAGACGCGTCATCAAAGGTTCATTCACTAAAACAGCTACTTTAATAAGCCTACCACCAAATTTAGAATCAGAACATGCAAAACAAAAAACACATAAAATTAAAAATAAAGTTCTCAAATATATTTTCCTTTAAGCTAATGTAATCACAAAGTCTATAACCTTGTTCTCAATAAATCAAGTTCATATTCAGTAGAAGGTATAATAAGAGTACCATTAACTATCTCAGTCTGAATCTTTGTAAGAGCATCAAACAAATTATTACCAATAATACTAGGATCTTTAACAACATCTACAACACCATCCTTAATTCCCATTTCAATGATCCTGCCACCATGAAATGCTCGAATTTTTATAACATCCAACGAAAAATTATATATTACCTTCCCTACATCCTTAATCACAGAAGTAATAACATTTCCAGGTGCAAGGTACGACTGATCTCTGTTAACTCCAACAACATAATAGCCATCTCCAAGACGCTTTGCAGCATCAAACACACCAAGCGAAGCAGGACCCATTACAGGAAAAATAACATCAACACCATCATCAATGTACATACGCTCAGCCACAAATCTACCATTATCCTTACTCATTTCATCTAAAATTCTCTTTAAAATTACTCTTGTCTTGGGATTTGCATAAAAAGCTCCTGCCCTAAATCCAACTAAAAATCTCTCGACATAACCAACATTAACGCCAGTAACAAATCCAATCCTATTTCTCTTACTCATCTTAGCAGCAAGATATCCAGCTAAAAACGCTCCTTCCTCAGATTTAAAATTAATAGCCAAAAAATTTTTAGGAATTAGAACATTATTGTAATTAAAAGGATCTATAATCCCATAATAAATATTCGGATTCTCATGAGAAAACCTTACTGCAGAATCAGAAAAACGAGCACTAATAAACCAAATAAGATTGGCACCATCCTTTTGTAATGAATAAACATCTTCTGCTAACACTTCATCAGATGTCATCAATCTTTTACCTTCAACAGGATAAGGTGTTAAAACCTTTGGAACAAGTTTAATTCCAAACTCATTCCTTATTTTAACAGCAGACTCAAAAGCACTTTGAAGATAACCCTCATCATCAAAATTACTTTGAGCCACAACTCCCATAACAACTTGCTTATCAATAACAGAAGAAGATTCTCCTGA
The DNA window shown above is from Borrelia anserina Es and carries:
- a CDS encoding BMP family ABC transporter substrate-binding protein, whose product is MLKNLCFMILFGFLFVSCFSSGESSSVIDKQVVMGVVAQSNFDDEGYLQSAFESAVKIRNEFGIKLVPKVLTPYPVEGKRLMTSDEVLAEDVYSLQKDGANLIWFISARFSDSAVRFSHENPNIYYGIIDPFNYNNVLIPKNFLAINFKSEEGAFLAGYLAAKMSKRNRIGFVTGVNVGYVERFLVGFRAGAFYANPKTRVILKRILDEMSKDNGRFVAERMYIDDGVDVIFPVMGPASLGVFDAAKRLGDGYYVVGVNRDQSYLAPGNVITSVIKDVGKVIYNFSLDVIKIRAFHGGRIIEMGIKDGVVDVVKDPSIIGNNLFDALTKIQTEIVNGTLIIPSTEYELDLLRTRL
- a CDS encoding BMP family ABC transporter substrate-binding protein, whose protein sequence is MGYEFSNFAIIVALESSEIKYAIIDPVYGSDLVIPENLLAITFRTEEGAFLVGYNII
- a CDS encoding MGH1-like glycoside hydrolase domain-containing protein, with translation MNKSVFPKIYYYDQDFIDIYNKSLSWIRDKIVFPQSLERGKKDKNYYSENIGFIDQLQACLSSFFLVYSNGEYSPTSTIDKFYELQEASGAIRARYDHNNNVVRIEGNDDGIGLPIFAWVEYNLYHKTGNKRRIYDVLPVLDKYYKWIEKKFLRVNGLYSIDMNKIFYKNSPRKDAYYPIDFNSFQVHSAYCIAKLADILNDKNLSLEYKKRFFSLKAKINSLMWDEKDGFYYDLDVNENIVRCKTIVGFLPLLSGIPSEDRIERMIFYLKSHEYFGTPNPFPTLAANDPNFNLDGNGYYGSVYTYMNFFVIKGLEYCRRANIAREFTIRHLYYILDTLLPDGKVKGHIWEAYKPMKEGPAYFDVEKKVLPEKDVICYLSLFSISLMIENIIGLTISLPDKTVYWNIPALEVMGIESLSLKKNQTTIICNKGKRGWEIKMESEKLYYFTINILNKKEKTLPIPSGRCSMLLDKL